The window CCAATCAGCAAGGAGCAAATGAGTTTTTCATCACAGGAAAGTAATGCTATCAATGTGGTTCGAGAAGGTGTGCCAAAGGAAGCTAGCCAATATCAGAAAGGTCAGGTACTGATCTCGTCGTGGGAGTGTTCCATGGCCGGTCCACTTGGAGAGGTTCTAAACAATTCTAGGCACACCACCGACGAACAATGCAAAAACCTTTTCTCCTCATCTATAAACTTCTTGGCTGATGGATGTGATTTGAACAATTGGCTGGAGTCATCCCCAACTCATGTCCTGCAGAAGACTAACTTCCGGTCGGTGTCTAGCAGCGCTTGGAGCAGTCCAAGGGAAGATAACCGCAATTCACCTGAAAATAAAGGCAGCTTGTGTGATGATATTCTTGGTTCAGCTCTGTTGCGCGTCCCAACAATTCCCTCATAGTGTGCCTTCTTCCGCAAACTGCAACGGCAAACATCAGCATAGAGAAACAAAATGAGTGAAAATGAACAACTGAATTGTTTCAAAGGAATGCAGAAAGGTTCGATGTGCTTACTTTTCTACCGGCATGTTTTTGTTTTCCTTCAGTGCTTGTGTACTTGGTATTCACTCTATCCAAAACCATGTTTATTCAAAACCATTTCGCTAAGTATTGTATGGTATGAATGGTAAGAACTGAAGCTACACAACAAATTATACTCTGTTCAACAAACTCTTCAGAATCATTTGGCCTCTGATTTGATATTCCACAAAGCGAACTTGTTTCAGAATTCACAATCAATTGAAATGCATGCTTTTAtcatttgataaaataatatctCATGTAGTCAATGCTGCACATGGTTTTGAAGGACAAATAGTATAAATCTACACTGAAGAAAAATTAGCCAACCATTAGGGAAAAAAATTGATGTATTGATTTACTGCTGCcttttctgatttctgaattcaaTTCTGTGAGAAGTGCCATGTTCAACAGCAGCATCCTCTTCTGCTCCAAAATGCTCAACAGCAGCCAATCATTaggaaaaaacaaacaaactgaTATATTTGCTGCTGTTTTCTGTGATTCCTGAATTCTAAAAGGTCAAAGCAAATGCAGCATCGACAATTCTGCAAAAGTGCCATGCTCATAGCAGCCTCTTCTACTCCCAAATTCTAGAGCAGTAATTAGTGTATCCATGATGACTCTGTCACAACTCAATGAGGAAGAGTATGAAAAGATTAAGTGCAGTCATTGATCTTTAATCACAAGTTACTTTATTTGCTCATCAACATAATCTGGCTGTTAACATGAGATGAGACATGATCTAATACTATAGGATCCAATTAACTTTAAAATGGCATTGTGCAATTTGACAGATTAAatcaattataaaaatatatggtAATGTTTTATATTATCTTATTAATTGAATGATAGAATTCATTTATGATACAATCACAAGTTTCCTACAAAGCTACTCCAAAAAGTCTAGCATCTCTAGGATTACATCTTCTCTGATATCTTGGAAAATGACTTCTGTGAATAGACTCCAATCTCTCACACGAGGTTGGAGCTCATACCATTCCCTCCTGGTGTTGGATATCTCTGAAGAGGTCAAATGGAGAGTCTCATTGGCTAGCTCATGGGCTAAACTTCCATGACAAACTGTGATGCTTTTGTGATCCTTCTCAATGGCCAAGGCAGGTTTGTCTGCCTCATCGAATTGTTTCCCTGAGATAGCAAACTGGTTGGTGAAGGCTGGAGGGCAAACAAGCTTAGGCAAATGAACATGTTGAGTTAACATCGCAACTCATCCCTAAGCTACAAAAATAACTTAACGGGCAAGCAAAACCCAATCGCATTCTAATGACTGAGTGATGCATTAATCCCACAACTTTTGTCTCCATGCTCATCATCACATGAGAGAGGTCTCAATCGATGCGGGAACTAATGGAGGTCTCAGAATGTGTTGATGTGCATGAAGTGCGCAAAATTCTATCACTGCAAGAAACGATGTTGATGATCTTGTGTAAAACGGACTAGAAACAAATCAGGACAGATCAAACACATTTGTATAAATTACAGTTATGAAGGTTCACAGGAGAAACCAGCTAGATTTGAGAAGCAACTGTTCGTAACAAATTGTTTTTCCTGCATCGACCATACAACTGCTAGTATTATAGACTTTTCTATTTAGTTGACAACATCAAATCTGGTCGAACAGTTTAGAAGGTAAAACTTGTTGGTGGTTGCTGACGCTACCGTGCCATTGAAAAATTTCATGGAAACTCTAGCACCCTGCTAAATCTCTCCACTCCAAGTAAATTAATCCTGCCCGGTAATGAGTATAAGCTCCAGCAACGACCAACACATGGAAAAGCTGGTGACTATGCCCTGCGATATCAAATTTTCCGGGCATCCAACGTTCAGGAACTCGTGTAGCATATACCAATGCACCGAGGCCGTAAAGAAGCCCCATCAATAGCTCGTAGCCTGTTGTCTGTAGTGCCTCTGGCCGATGGCTGAAAATAACCAGCTTGTGCAACACTGGAACCACTCCAGATACTCCCATCCCAAAGAAAAGACCTGCCCTCATGGCTCGATATTCAGGGTTTTGAAAAACTGGTAAGAGTGAGACAGTGATTGTGGCGATTCCGATAATAGTGATGCACCCGAGGTAGAGATTGCAGAAGAATGGATTGCACATGAATGAGTAATATACTGGGGGGTAGAATGATGTTGCAATGAGGGCAGCGATACCAGCATAGTCCAGGCGAAGCATAATGTATGCAAGACGTCGAGAGTGGCATGCTAGAAGATGGCAAGTGCTGCTAGCAAGGAGGCAGAACATTGCCCCGCCTAAGAAGGCAAAAAATGGCCACCGTGGAATCGTAGGTGCTAGTAATGGAGCTATCATATTAACCACATCGTCCTTCATAGCTGACTGCATattcatcatatcattgcatttagtatttaaatatatataaacgtCTACATAAACATGAACTTCCACATCTAAACATACTTGGAAAAGCCAATGATATCCTCCAAGAGAACGTTTCATTCATTTAGTGTATATAGTGCCTTTGTAGTATTTTGCAAAACAAAGCTAATGGTTCTATGAGTAGAAGATAGTATATAGGGTTGTGGTACGGGGAGTAAATCTAGAACATGTTGTACCCTTAGGCTTGTAAGGGCAATCAAGATAGGTCTAGTATATAATTGAGGCAGAATTCGAGTTAATAAATAGAGAATTTACCAGAAGAGATAAATTAGTAGCATTAGCATGTGCAAATCTGTGGGGTAGGCAATATGAAAGAAGCTGCAAGAGGTGCTTGTGAGATAGAGATGTAAACATGTCCAGAGAAGCCAAGGACGTCTTCAATTCATCCTTTATTCTCTGCAGATCAGATAGGTGAGGCATTGAAGGTAGGCAAGCCACGAGTTCTGAGTGAATCTTATG is drawn from Zingiber officinale cultivar Zhangliang chromosome 1B, Zo_v1.1, whole genome shotgun sequence and contains these coding sequences:
- the LOC121976814 gene encoding heptahelical transmembrane protein ADIPOR3-like, whose product is MAATEGLESPPIGAGKQGTRRRLWKKVKYQLVEYHSLPSYLKDNEYILGYYRSEWPLKQTLFSIFTIHNETLNVWTHLIGFFLFLTLTIYTATKVPSVVDLHSLQHLPDVLKKADLHKIHSELVACLPSMPHLSDLQRIKDELKTSLASLDMFTSLSHKHLLQLLSYCLPHRFAHANATNLSLLSAMKDDVVNMIAPLLAPTIPRWPFFAFLGGAMFCLLASSTCHLLACHSRRLAYIMLRLDYAGIAALIATSFYPPVYYSFMCNPFFCNLYLGCITIIGIATITVSLLPVFQNPEYRAMRAGLFFGMGVSGVVPVLHKLVIFSHRPEALQTTGYELLMGLLYGLGALVYATRVPERWMPGKFDIAGHSHQLFHVLVVAGAYTHYRAGLIYLEWRDLAGC